One genomic region from Glaciimonas sp. PAMC28666 encodes:
- a CDS encoding 4'-phosphopantetheinyl transferase superfamily protein: protein MTQEQTRCFELTSATELFGGKVRYWQVRLNLMQEPDSATLQALSPNERSEMMRFRQREDRVRFAGVRAALWKVLQIGYRINRDPNRDQLAGIQRDQFGKPRLVTSSGQALIVSLTFNVSHSGSYGLIAVSQCGQVGVDIERTSQINVTDLAPLICTSSECDRLAALEQSEAGAAFYRLWVGKEAALKAVGVGIGDDHMRMISIGKEGRISVTEEGAENGIFSFDPAMLTVQSIAVNDGYHAAIAMLINPSHPPL from the coding sequence TTGACGCAGGAACAGACGCGCTGTTTCGAACTGACATCAGCCACAGAGTTGTTTGGCGGAAAAGTCCGATATTGGCAAGTGCGGTTGAACCTGATGCAAGAACCCGACAGCGCTACGCTACAGGCGTTGTCGCCCAACGAACGAAGCGAAATGATGCGTTTCCGTCAACGCGAAGATCGTGTGCGGTTTGCCGGGGTACGCGCCGCGTTGTGGAAAGTTTTGCAGATCGGGTACAGGATAAACAGAGACCCAAACCGAGACCAGCTTGCAGGGATACAACGTGACCAGTTTGGTAAGCCCCGGTTGGTTACCTCTTCGGGGCAGGCACTTATCGTCAGCCTTACGTTTAATGTTTCTCACTCCGGTTCATATGGGCTGATTGCTGTGTCCCAGTGTGGGCAGGTAGGGGTGGATATCGAAAGAACCTCCCAGATCAATGTGACGGATTTAGCACCGCTCATCTGTACATCGTCCGAATGTGACCGGCTAGCCGCGCTGGAACAGAGTGAAGCGGGAGCAGCGTTTTATCGTTTATGGGTCGGCAAGGAAGCCGCCCTCAAGGCGGTCGGTGTGGGCATTGGTGACGATCACATGCGGATGATTTCTATTGGCAAAGAGGGACGGATAAGCGTGACGGAAGAGGGGGCTGAAAACGGTATTTTTTCGTTTGATCCAGCGATGCTGACGGTGCAATCGATAGCCGTCAATGACGGTTATCACGCAGCCATCGCCATGTTAATCAATCCTTCGCACCCCCCTCTTTAG
- a CDS encoding TauD/TfdA family dioxygenase: MSMQIQPINTSDLCVEDGFPLKVSPLVHGTSVQDMLPQLHALVTARLPEVGAILFSGFSVGGAEAFQQFAASFGHPLLNYEFGSTPRSKVSGGIYTSTEYPAHQHIPLHNEQAYTSEWPMKIWFYCDIAAESGGETPIADSRAVYRDIAPEIRQRFIDKGLMYVRNYGNGLDLPWQRVFNTESTSEVEAYCHQHAIAFEWSDDGDLRTSQRCQGVGLHPTTGDAVWFNQAHLFHISTLAPDMREILLDSVGEENLPRNVYYGDGTPITEEELDHVRAVLERHKVAFPWKQGDVLMLDNMLAAHARAPFKGPRKVMVAMAEGHGAR; encoded by the coding sequence ATGAGCATGCAAATACAACCTATTAACACCAGCGACCTTTGTGTAGAAGATGGCTTTCCGCTTAAGGTAAGCCCCCTCGTTCACGGCACAAGCGTGCAAGATATGTTGCCGCAGTTGCATGCGCTGGTGACGGCGCGCTTGCCCGAAGTGGGCGCCATTTTATTTAGCGGATTTTCCGTTGGCGGAGCCGAAGCATTTCAACAATTTGCCGCCTCGTTCGGACATCCGCTCCTGAACTACGAATTTGGCTCGACCCCTCGCAGCAAGGTAAGCGGTGGTATCTATACTTCGACCGAATACCCTGCACATCAACATATTCCCCTGCATAACGAGCAAGCCTATACCAGCGAATGGCCGATGAAAATCTGGTTCTATTGCGATATCGCCGCAGAGAGTGGCGGCGAAACCCCGATTGCCGACAGTCGTGCGGTATATCGCGATATCGCGCCAGAAATACGCCAGCGCTTTATCGACAAAGGTTTAATGTACGTGCGCAATTATGGCAATGGACTGGACTTGCCGTGGCAGCGGGTTTTCAATACAGAGAGCACGTCGGAAGTCGAGGCTTATTGTCACCAGCACGCCATTGCATTTGAATGGTCTGATGATGGCGATTTGCGCACCAGTCAACGCTGTCAAGGCGTAGGACTGCATCCGACCACGGGCGATGCAGTATGGTTCAACCAGGCCCACCTGTTTCATATTTCGACATTGGCACCCGATATGCGGGAAATATTGTTGGATAGTGTGGGTGAAGAAAATCTCCCGCGCAATGTGTACTACGGCGACGGCACTCCTATCACGGAGGAAGAACTGGATCACGTACGTGCTGTATTGGAGAGGCACAAAGTAGCATTTCCATGGAAACAAGGTGACGTCCTCATGCTCGACAATATGTTGGCAGCGCATGCACGCGCCCCTTTCAAAGGGCCGCGCAAAGTGATGGTGGCGATGGCCGAAGGGCATGGCGCTCGCTGA
- a CDS encoding iron ABC transporter permease, translated as MNSLTANTSLCWSFSFRGARAIRLTVVGLLCVLMLAALRLWPDINAVLQSDITTPDGQVARLLLYELRLPRVLAALVAGAALGLSGTLFQALTRNPLAAPDLLGVNGGAQLGVFAAIMVPALGGVANVPLLFGCGLLAALLAMVAAGGWRVSALQLIIAGTACSLLFSAITMMLLTMFEDDIASVALWSNGVLYQPGAGGLITVIKWLIVPLVVLPWLLRPLEVSTLGDDGARMLGVPLRPMRFVTMITATMFAAAAVSVAGPMGFVGLIAPNLIRAAGVHRLRSLVPLAAIWGGCILLAADSLVLALKLDATVSTGVMIAVIGTPLLLLLIHRKRMLAGAQAEGKATLRVNVSFRTCLLLGAAVLLALAAFAVAYGNAWLGPLHWWNAAAGNDPVARLLIDLRLSRVLTAMLAGALLAGSGTLLQSVVRNPLAGPEVLGITQGAGLAVLLALVASPMISRPAMFAASLVGGATVLLVILLLNRRHHLAPLPVALTGIALGAMCAALSQWLIVENSVQQARFLVWLVGGTYGRSATDATSLLPWLLLTIPMIYWLARPLDLLALGEQSAAALGVPVTALRLVALGLATLLACAAVAVVGPVAFVGLMTPHLARMLGFHPHRRRLPIAMLLGAILLGSADVLGRSLLAPIEIPAGVMTALIGAPYLLGMLTFSRRKRSARGRP; from the coding sequence ATGAATAGTCTGACCGCCAACACGTCGCTATGCTGGTCTTTTAGTTTTAGAGGCGCAAGGGCAATTCGGCTGACGGTGGTCGGCTTACTTTGTGTCCTGATGTTGGCCGCACTCCGTTTGTGGCCTGACATCAATGCGGTATTGCAATCGGATATCACCACACCTGATGGTCAGGTCGCGCGTCTGCTTTTATATGAATTGCGCTTGCCGCGGGTTTTGGCAGCGCTGGTCGCTGGCGCTGCACTCGGCTTATCCGGCACGCTATTTCAGGCGCTCACCCGCAATCCGTTAGCTGCGCCAGATTTATTAGGTGTCAACGGTGGGGCGCAACTCGGCGTTTTCGCCGCGATCATGGTGCCTGCGTTGGGCGGTGTGGCGAACGTGCCGTTGTTGTTTGGCTGCGGCTTGTTGGCGGCGCTATTGGCGATGGTAGCGGCGGGCGGTTGGCGGGTATCTGCGTTACAACTGATTATTGCCGGCACCGCCTGTTCACTCCTTTTTTCAGCCATCACCATGATGCTGTTGACAATGTTTGAAGACGATATCGCCAGTGTCGCGCTGTGGAGCAACGGTGTATTGTATCAACCCGGTGCCGGAGGACTTATCACGGTCATCAAATGGCTGATAGTTCCATTGGTCGTTTTGCCGTGGTTGTTGCGTCCGTTAGAAGTCAGCACGCTCGGCGATGATGGTGCGCGTATGCTCGGCGTACCGTTGCGACCGATGCGTTTCGTAACGATGATCACCGCAACCATGTTCGCCGCCGCTGCAGTCAGCGTAGCGGGGCCGATGGGCTTTGTCGGATTGATCGCGCCCAATCTGATACGCGCCGCAGGCGTGCACAGACTCCGTTCGCTGGTACCGCTTGCCGCAATATGGGGCGGCTGCATTCTGCTCGCGGCCGACAGTTTGGTGCTGGCGTTGAAGTTGGACGCAACCGTTTCCACCGGCGTGATGATCGCCGTCATCGGCACGCCGTTGTTGTTGCTATTGATTCATCGCAAACGCATGCTGGCAGGCGCGCAGGCGGAAGGGAAGGCCACCCTGCGCGTCAATGTATCGTTTCGGACTTGCCTGTTGTTAGGTGCGGCCGTGTTGCTTGCGTTGGCCGCCTTTGCCGTTGCCTACGGCAATGCGTGGCTTGGTCCGCTACATTGGTGGAATGCAGCAGCCGGTAACGATCCTGTCGCCCGGCTATTAATTGACTTACGCTTGTCACGCGTGCTGACCGCCATGCTGGCTGGCGCATTGTTGGCTGGCAGTGGAACGCTATTACAAAGCGTCGTCCGTAATCCGCTTGCGGGGCCGGAAGTGCTGGGGATTACCCAAGGTGCCGGTCTGGCGGTGTTGCTGGCGTTGGTAGCATCGCCGATGATCTCGCGTCCCGCAATGTTCGCTGCATCATTAGTCGGTGGTGCCACCGTTTTGCTGGTTATACTCTTGCTTAACCGTCGCCACCACCTCGCTCCATTGCCGGTAGCACTGACCGGCATTGCTCTAGGGGCCATGTGCGCGGCGCTCTCGCAATGGCTGATCGTTGAAAACAGTGTCCAGCAAGCGCGCTTCCTGGTGTGGCTGGTGGGCGGCACGTATGGCCGCAGCGCTACCGATGCTACGTCATTATTGCCATGGCTATTACTGACCATTCCAATGATCTACTGGCTGGCACGTCCACTGGATTTACTGGCTTTGGGCGAGCAAAGCGCCGCTGCCCTCGGCGTGCCGGTCACCGCATTACGACTAGTGGCGCTCGGACTGGCCACTTTGCTAGCCTGCGCCGCAGTTGCCGTGGTGGGGCCGGTCGCCTTTGTGGGTTTAATGACGCCCCATCTGGCCCGTATGTTAGGTTTTCATCCACATCGGCGGCGGCTACCGATTGCCATGCTACTTGGCGCTATCCTGCTCGGATCGGCCGATGTGTTGGGCCGCAGCCTGCTCGCGCCGATTGAAATACCGGCTGGCGTGATGACGGCATTGATTGGTGCGCCCTACCTGCTTGGCATGCTCACATTCAGCCGTCGCAAGCGCTCAGCGCGAGGCAGACCATGA
- a CDS encoding ABC transporter substrate-binding protein: MRSAVLPDHPKRIVVLEFLFAESLAALDLTPVGMVDPDRYREWIGYDNPRFSQVVDIGTRQQPSLEAIARLKPDLIVGVTFRHAALFDAFERIAPTVLFNFNATDHHVNQLDHALKLFDTFAIITGRAAAGKKVEQNVQTALASDRARLVAAGLAGKRLAVLQELGLQDMYWAYASNSMAGGIALKLGLSLWPNWPTKEGTTFVSSEDLLKQSDMHVLMISATGPEVGLAQKLNSPIWRYVPARRAGHVALVARNIWGFGGPMSAIKLSHQLTEAMLAAGRGDAPSIR, encoded by the coding sequence ATGCGCAGCGCCGTCTTACCTGATCACCCAAAGCGCATAGTCGTCCTTGAATTCTTATTTGCCGAGTCTCTCGCCGCGCTCGACCTCACGCCGGTTGGCATGGTCGATCCCGATCGCTATCGTGAATGGATCGGCTACGATAATCCGCGCTTTAGTCAGGTCGTCGATATCGGCACGCGGCAGCAGCCAAGCCTGGAAGCCATTGCCCGACTCAAGCCCGACCTGATCGTCGGCGTCACGTTTCGACACGCGGCATTATTCGATGCCTTCGAACGTATCGCCCCGACTGTCCTGTTCAACTTCAACGCAACCGACCACCATGTCAATCAGCTCGATCACGCACTCAAACTTTTTGACACGTTTGCCATTATTACGGGTCGCGCTGCTGCAGGTAAGAAAGTAGAGCAGAATGTACAAACGGCTTTAGCCTCCGACCGCGCCCGTCTGGTCGCAGCCGGGCTGGCCGGTAAGCGTCTGGCGGTATTACAGGAACTGGGTCTGCAAGATATGTATTGGGCCTACGCCTCCAACAGTATGGCTGGTGGCATTGCCCTAAAGCTAGGGTTGTCGCTTTGGCCCAACTGGCCCACAAAAGAAGGAACAACGTTTGTCTCGTCGGAAGACCTTCTCAAGCAAAGTGACATGCACGTGTTGATGATCAGCGCCACCGGCCCGGAGGTCGGCTTAGCTCAAAAGCTCAACTCGCCAATCTGGCGCTACGTCCCGGCACGTCGCGCCGGGCATGTAGCGCTTGTGGCGCGCAATATATGGGGATTCGGCGGCCCGATGTCAGCGATTAAGTTGTCACATCAACTGACAGAGGCGATGCTGGCGGCTGGGCGGGGCGACGCGCCGTCGATCAGATAG
- a CDS encoding LysR family transcriptional regulator, with amino-acid sequence MKNTIDVLMSRLRMKQLHLLIALDDHKSLHKAAGVLSMTQSAASKVLHELESMFEAPLFERSKTGMLPNQFGHCIIRYARLMASDLTSLCHDIAEIRSGRGGRLAVGTIMGAVPEVLVPILNWLHTRQPNLSIEVVEDTSLRMLSMLDDGRLDLVIGRASVSDQPSKYHYQPLGDESISVVVGYAHPPFEEELTLKDLKDHRWLVYPGHMPLHSLLQREMDLAGISMPSNQIATASTFVTVTILQRSTDLVALLPTDVAKLFVAHQMVRILPLKLQSKYQTFGIVTRKGGTLSPAADQFIQLLRDRNLVH; translated from the coding sequence ATGAAAAATACTATTGATGTGCTGATGTCCCGCTTGCGCATGAAGCAACTTCACCTGTTGATTGCGCTCGATGACCATAAGTCGCTACATAAAGCGGCGGGCGTTCTGTCGATGACGCAGTCGGCGGCGAGCAAGGTGCTCCACGAGCTCGAATCGATGTTTGAAGCGCCACTGTTTGAACGTTCCAAAACCGGCATGCTTCCTAACCAGTTTGGGCATTGCATCATTCGCTATGCGCGGCTGATGGCGTCTGACCTGACTTCTTTGTGCCACGATATTGCCGAAATAAGATCTGGCAGAGGTGGGCGGCTAGCGGTGGGCACGATCATGGGGGCGGTCCCGGAAGTGCTCGTGCCTATTCTCAACTGGCTACATACCAGACAGCCCAATCTTTCTATCGAAGTTGTAGAAGATACTAGTTTGCGTATGCTTTCGATGCTGGACGACGGGCGACTGGATCTGGTGATAGGTCGGGCAAGCGTAAGCGATCAGCCATCCAAATATCACTATCAGCCCTTGGGAGATGAGTCGATTTCGGTGGTAGTTGGTTATGCGCACCCGCCATTCGAGGAGGAGTTGACACTTAAGGACCTAAAGGATCATCGATGGCTGGTTTATCCAGGTCACATGCCGCTGCACTCGCTGCTGCAAAGGGAAATGGATCTGGCTGGCATTAGCATGCCGTCAAATCAGATTGCGACCGCCTCTACCTTCGTGACAGTGACGATCCTGCAGCGAAGTACAGACCTGGTCGCTTTATTGCCGACGGATGTGGCGAAGTTATTTGTCGCACATCAAATGGTGCGTATTTTGCCGCTGAAGTTGCAATCGAAATACCAGACTTTCGGCATCGTCACTAGAAAAGGCGGAACCCTTTCGCCTGCCGCCGACCAGTTTATTCAGCTATTGCGGGACAGGAATCTGGTGCATTGA
- the araD1 gene encoding AraD1 family protein, with amino-acid sequence MRLIQFLDNEERRRVGIVHTGSDLVHIVNNVHATRQLALAAISDGVSLEAKIAALGHTPGGSYKAVLAESRILVPLDHEADPAHCLISGTGLTHLGSASLRDAMHHDQVPHEAMTDSMRVFKWGLEGGRPRSGTPGVQPEWFYKGDGATLVHPGRTIPVPDFAEDAGEEPELTGLYVIGADCKPYRLGFAIGNEFSDHIMERRNYLYLAHSKLRYCSFGPELNVGTLPSDLSGFSRIHRDGKLLWEKRFLTGEKNMSHTIENLEYHHFKYAQFLRPGDVHVHFFGSATISFADGIATREGDTFEISLPAFGAPLCNSFERTSGHVSAGGVLQL; translated from the coding sequence ATGAGACTGATCCAATTTCTGGACAATGAAGAGCGTCGTCGCGTCGGTATCGTGCACACCGGTTCCGACCTGGTGCACATTGTCAATAACGTTCACGCAACCCGGCAGCTCGCTCTGGCCGCTATTTCCGACGGCGTCAGCCTTGAAGCAAAAATCGCCGCCCTTGGTCATACGCCTGGTGGATCTTATAAGGCCGTTCTCGCGGAATCTCGTATTCTGGTCCCGCTCGACCATGAAGCTGATCCCGCACACTGCCTGATCAGCGGCACCGGGCTGACCCATCTGGGTAGCGCTTCCCTGCGCGACGCCATGCACCACGATCAGGTGCCCCATGAAGCAATGACCGACTCGATGCGGGTTTTTAAATGGGGCCTGGAAGGTGGGCGGCCGCGCTCGGGAACTCCCGGAGTGCAGCCAGAATGGTTCTACAAGGGCGACGGCGCCACACTCGTTCATCCTGGCCGCACGATTCCGGTTCCCGATTTTGCGGAAGACGCAGGCGAAGAACCCGAACTGACCGGGTTGTATGTCATCGGTGCCGACTGCAAGCCTTACCGGCTTGGTTTCGCAATCGGTAACGAGTTTTCCGATCACATCATGGAACGGCGCAATTACCTTTACCTCGCACATTCCAAATTACGCTACTGCTCCTTTGGTCCGGAACTGAACGTCGGCACTTTGCCGAGCGATCTATCCGGATTCAGCCGCATTCATCGCGACGGGAAATTGCTGTGGGAGAAGCGTTTTCTGACTGGTGAAAAGAATATGAGTCACACCATAGAAAACCTTGAATATCATCATTTCAAATATGCGCAATTCTTACGCCCAGGCGATGTACACGTCCACTTCTTCGGGTCCGCCACCATTTCTTTTGCAGACGGCATAGCGACGCGAGAGGGCGATACCTTTGAAATTAGTTTGCCCGCATTCGGCGCGCCTTTGTGCAATTCCTTCGAACGTACCAGCGGGCATGTCAGTGCAGGCGGCGTTTTACAGCTCTAA
- a CDS encoding thioesterase II family protein, with amino-acid sequence MKSIAPITLFCFPHAGASAHVYAQWQRLLPQWVTVRPIELPGRGERSRESLIEDFSVLTKKLTDELFEAACATRRYALFGHSLGGLIAFELAYALTERGAPAPAALFVSGVSGPIEKDQREAKEFPEPPTDAQLMERLRRLNGMPTALLENAELIEMVLPVLSADYHLYASYRRPQRAPLNCPIYAFGGTHDPIVSSAALQTWECETTAQFSTEMFDGDHFFIRDHETVLLQRLEFFSALCAMEAA; translated from the coding sequence ATGAAATCAATTGCACCCATCACGCTGTTCTGTTTTCCGCATGCCGGCGCCAGCGCGCATGTGTATGCGCAATGGCAACGGTTATTGCCGCAGTGGGTGACGGTGCGACCGATTGAGTTGCCCGGGCGCGGCGAGCGCTCGCGTGAGTCACTGATTGAAGATTTCAGCGTGTTGACAAAAAAACTGACTGATGAACTTTTCGAAGCAGCATGCGCTACGCGACGTTACGCTTTATTTGGGCATAGTCTGGGCGGTTTGATCGCTTTTGAATTGGCCTATGCGCTAACTGAACGCGGTGCACCTGCACCAGCGGCGCTGTTTGTTTCAGGCGTGTCGGGTCCTATAGAAAAAGATCAGCGTGAAGCAAAGGAATTTCCTGAGCCGCCAACTGACGCACAATTGATGGAGCGGCTACGCCGCCTGAATGGCATGCCGACAGCGCTTCTGGAAAACGCTGAACTGATCGAAATGGTCTTGCCGGTGCTTAGTGCTGACTATCATTTGTATGCGAGTTATCGGCGACCTCAGCGCGCACCACTGAATTGTCCGATTTATGCATTTGGCGGAACGCATGACCCGATTGTTTCGAGCGCGGCCTTACAAACCTGGGAGTGCGAAACGACGGCGCAATTCAGCACCGAGATGTTTGATGGCGATCACTTTTTTATCCGTGATCACGAAACCGTTTTGCTGCAGCGTCTGGAATTCTTTTCAGCGCTCTGTGCGATGGAAGCCGCTTGA
- the fhuF gene encoding siderophore-iron reductase FhuF, with amino-acid sequence MNAAFDDLVGATGGSNPAPTCLAKSVPIAFAPHCRSVWFGCHPVVKGTSMLVPANRLTEHLVLLINAMQQHYAGDDVRALISQWSKYYFSLIIPAAVVAARVLRRPLHMALEASMLVLRNGMPHTLWLPADALGVINDDPLVRYRSLCVEHLAPQIAAISAAAKIPARVLWSNVGNSLEYALSTLAVDDNTAPDIAFLFERQAFFDTSHPNPLYRAIRYVRPVSAQLPDPMRVRRICCLRNQLPGEQMLCSSCPLLLNLKAPLLAEQIQLMKQGDDA; translated from the coding sequence ATGAACGCCGCCTTCGACGATCTTGTTGGAGCAACTGGTGGATCCAACCCAGCACCAACCTGTTTAGCCAAATCGGTACCGATCGCGTTCGCTCCCCACTGCCGTAGCGTCTGGTTTGGTTGCCATCCAGTCGTTAAAGGGACCAGCATGCTGGTCCCCGCTAACCGGCTCACTGAACATTTGGTATTGCTCATCAACGCGATGCAGCAGCATTACGCGGGTGACGACGTACGCGCACTGATATCGCAATGGAGCAAATATTATTTCAGCTTGATTATTCCGGCCGCAGTGGTTGCTGCGCGGGTGTTGCGCCGTCCGCTGCATATGGCGCTGGAGGCCAGTATGCTGGTATTGCGCAATGGCATGCCGCATACGCTGTGGCTGCCGGCCGATGCGCTTGGCGTCATTAATGATGATCCGCTGGTGCGATATCGCTCGCTATGCGTAGAACATCTCGCGCCGCAAATTGCCGCGATTTCGGCTGCCGCAAAAATTCCCGCGCGCGTGTTGTGGAGTAACGTTGGCAACTCACTGGAATATGCCTTGTCTACGCTGGCGGTTGACGACAATACCGCGCCAGATATTGCCTTTCTGTTTGAACGTCAGGCATTTTTTGATACCAGTCATCCCAACCCGTTATACCGTGCGATTCGCTATGTGCGACCGGTGTCAGCGCAACTGCCCGATCCGATGCGCGTTCGGCGCATTTGCTGCTTACGCAATCAATTACCGGGAGAGCAAATGCTGTGTTCAAGTTGCCCCTTACTCCTCAACCTCAAAGCGCCATTGCTCGCTGAGCAAATACAATTGATGAAACAAGGTGACGACGCGTGA
- a CDS encoding ABC transporter ATP-binding protein, which produces MTSPFTSSSVDPTKTLALSAHNISVSYQNHVVFKALNLNIAPGKITALCGPNGCGKSTLLRSLAGLQPVTEGDINLKGRPLASYKRRELAQTLTMLAQFNQIPEGLTVAELVAYGRYAFGSIFSGPSNADRAAVLDALTATGLQDYADRQVTALSGGERQRAWIAMALAQECEILLLDEPTTYLDIHHQIDVLRALRHLNRERGLTIVWVLHELNQAAAFSDHIVLMRAGQILHQGSPDAMIDPICLSETFGLPMMRLNHPESGEPVCLPSYRSPGEAADAVCVAENLNEDANEDVNEDANKVHIQQDNKDSISAYAA; this is translated from the coding sequence ATGACCTCCCCATTCACCTCTTCGTCTGTCGATCCGACCAAAACCCTGGCATTATCAGCGCACAATATTTCCGTCTCGTATCAAAATCATGTTGTATTCAAGGCCTTGAATCTGAATATCGCACCGGGAAAAATTACCGCGTTATGCGGGCCGAACGGTTGTGGGAAAAGCACTTTGCTGCGCAGTCTCGCTGGCTTGCAACCGGTAACCGAGGGAGATATCAACCTTAAGGGTCGTCCTTTAGCATCTTACAAGCGTCGTGAACTGGCGCAAACGCTGACCATGCTGGCCCAGTTCAATCAGATTCCCGAGGGACTGACGGTGGCCGAACTGGTTGCCTATGGCCGCTACGCATTCGGCTCTATTTTTTCCGGCCCCTCGAACGCTGATCGTGCTGCGGTGCTGGACGCATTAACTGCGACCGGTCTGCAGGATTATGCCGATCGGCAGGTGACCGCGCTATCGGGTGGCGAACGACAACGTGCCTGGATCGCCATGGCGCTGGCGCAAGAATGCGAAATACTCCTTCTCGACGAACCGACGACTTATCTGGATATTCACCATCAGATTGATGTATTACGTGCGTTGCGGCACCTTAACCGGGAGCGTGGTTTAACCATCGTCTGGGTCTTGCATGAGCTCAATCAAGCCGCTGCCTTTAGCGACCATATCGTGCTGATGCGCGCAGGACAAATTTTGCATCAGGGTTCGCCCGACGCCATGATCGATCCGATCTGCCTTTCAGAAACATTCGGTCTGCCGATGATGCGTCTCAATCATCCCGAAAGCGGCGAACCAGTGTGCTTGCCATCCTATCGCTCGCCTGGGGAAGCCGCCGATGCAGTTTGCGTCGCCGAAAACCTCAACGAAGATGCCAATGAAGACGTCAATGAAGACGCCAATAAGGTTCACATCCAGCAAGACAATAAAGACAGCATTTCAGCTTACGCAGCATGA